The Schistocerca americana isolate TAMUIC-IGC-003095 chromosome 9, iqSchAmer2.1, whole genome shotgun sequence genome includes the window aataactggaagaagaagaagaatatggagTTTGCAAACGACATAGTCCTTCTAGCAACAGATGAGAAAAAAATACAGGTTATAGTGGATGCCACTGAAGCTAAACGAACTAGTTAcgaaataaaaaatgaatacaaagacaaTAAAAGTTATGGCACTAGAAGGAAATAAAGGGGCAAAGATAAATCTGAATGGAGAAATGCGTAAAGTTTTAAATACCTAGAGAGCAGTTTAGCAACCGACTGGCAAGCGGTACTGAAATTAAAAGCACGATAGCAATGGCGAAAGAGgctttttataagaaaaggagagttTTCTGCAACAATATGGACAAAGCTTCGCCGGtcgtcgtggccgtgcggttctaggcgcttcagtccggaaccgcgctattgctacggtcgcaggttcgaatcctgcctcgggcatggaggtgtgtgatgtccttaggtttaagtagttctaagtctagggcactggtgacctcagacgttaagtcccatagcgctcagagccatttgaacctttttttttctacaAAGCTTCGAGGAAAAGACTAATTAAGACCTCTGTTACCATAGCAGATGTCCAGGAGACAGACCCACCAACAACGCAAACGGGCAGTAAACCCGatttattgaattttattttgGATTTCCAACAAAAATTCGTGGCCATCAAGCTGACCGTTTTCGCTGCATGGCAGAGGAGTTCGCATTTCGCAGTATTAACAGCTGTTGTAGCACCAGTAGCACAAAATAATGTAGACACTGGGACAAGAGACACCCAATATGCATAATAACACGTAAATAGTATACGTCTCGCGAGGGTGCTGTAGTAACAGGAGCAAAATCGTATCCAGAATCTAGAGTTAGTGGACGGGAGTGTCGAGGGAAACTCGTTTTAGTTTCGCCGTGGACGAAATTGTTTTGAAATTCGACGTACAATGGCTCTGGATATAACGGTCAGTTTCCATTATCCATTACCTGTTTCGGCTTTCTACAAACTGACGCTGAATTAATACGGCTGGTATGCGTCTTGCGGGTCAGGAAGTGAGGtcgatttctgaattttttttcctaGCAGGACTGCAGCTTTCTAACCCTGCCCCTACGACATTAATGACGAAATCGTTCGTGGAGGTTTTACAGGACCAAAAATTTGCAGTTAAATAGAACTGACTATTTCAAAAAACTGTTGCCTGTAGTTGGAAGCTAAAATTCTTAGAAGTAATACAATGGCACAACAAAGTGCGCCACATCAAGTGTTCCAGCCTTGCGGGGTCTTTTCAGCAGAAGAGCAAGAAACGATGCAAACTGACCGAATACTTCATATTCGATGTATAAAATTATAGGTGCTTGATCTACACGATTACGTTTCTTTTAGGTTCTAGTAACTATCATACCAGCACTACTATTGCATTGTTTCCTTTTCAACAGTGACATAAAAAGCAAATTGAGGTCAGACCCACGTACACCGACTACActttcatatttttcttatttgtaaATCGACGTCAGTGAGAGTCATCCATCGATGTTCAAATCGGCAATTAACATGTCAGCAAAAGACGTGAATAAAGGCAAAAGCTAGCATTTAGCACTAGCTAATAACGCACTACTGGCTTTTCGGTTAGAAATGTCGTATGCTGGAATAAATTACGCGCGATAGCTATCACTCCGTAATCAAGAACGGAGTTACATTCCTGCACAATATCCTCTGATAATTGCCGATCGTTAGTTATTAACCGGCAGCTGTAGAACACAGTTCGCAAACCAGCGCTGGCGCTTACGATGTAGGGACAGCTGTATGCTGCCCCCCCACCCTATCGGCGATATCGACGTCAGAACCGCGGCAGCCATTGCGCATGCGCAGAAGAGTGAGGTCGCGTCAGTCGAAGGGAGGCGTCGCAAGGTAACGTGAATGCCGTGCTGCCGAATGCATGCCAGTATCGTGTTTACCTCTTGTGCTAGATTCGAACTGAACGAAGTGACAGACGTCGTTCTTAGTGCTTGATTTAGTACGGTCGCGTGTGATTGTGTTCGCGACGAGAGCAGAAAGTGAAGCAGTAGTTTGCCAAATCTGGCCTGGGGCCAAGGTGAAAGCACTTGCGTGCAGTGACAAACAATTGCTGCGTTAttcccactgttttggctacaacgTCGCCTGTGTCACAGACAGTGAAGGTAACGCGGATTTTACCTCTCTGGCTTAAAGTACGCAGCACAGCACGGACCCACCCATGATGACTAATATCGACGAGGCGGTTGTAAAGTCTAAGCGACCTGCAGACAGCGCCTTCAAACAGCAACGGTTGGCAGCATGGCAGCCGATATTGACAGCCGGCACAGTGCTACCAACGTTCTTTGTCATCGGCATCGCCTTCATCCCTGTCGGTATAGGTCTGCTGCACTTTTCGTACGAAGTAAAGGAATTCACACTCGATTACACCGAGTGTAAGGAGTACCTGCCGGATAAGCGAGTTCACGGCTCAGAAAGATGCTCCGACGTCATCGACAAGAACCGGACGTGCATCTGTCAAGAGGACTTCACACTTACCGAAGAATTCGCCGGCAAGGTGTACATGTACTATGGGCTGTCCAATTTCTACCAGAACCACCGGCGGTACGTAAAGTCGCGTGACGACAACCAGCTGTTGGGCCAACTCGATCAGCCTCCCTCGAAGGATTGCAGCCCGTACGACTACACGAACGACACTACCAACAAAATGCCTATAGCCCCCTGCGGTGCTATCGCCAACTCACTCTTCAGTGACAAACTGACGATTCTTTCACACCGGATGGACAATCAGGAAGTCCCAATGCTGCGCAAGGGAAT containing:
- the LOC124550938 gene encoding cell cycle control protein 50A; this translates as MMTNIDEAVVKSKRPADSAFKQQRLAAWQPILTAGTVLPTFFVIGIAFIPVGIGLLHFSYEVKEFTLDYTECKEYLPDKRVHGSERCSDVIDKNRTCICQEDFTLTEEFAGKVYMYYGLSNFYQNHRRYVKSRDDNQLLGQLDQPPSKDCSPYDYTNDTTNKMPIAPCGAIANSLFSDKLTILSHRMDNQEVPMLRKGIAWPSDKQIKFRNPPAPNGNLSAAFQGYAKPLRWAKPVYELDPDDPENNGFQNEDLIVWMRTAALPEFRKLYRLVNHNATGYVDGLPRGNYTLRIQYNYQVNAFNGTKYMILSTTSLLGGKNPFLGIAYIVVGSVCLFLGIVFLFIHVKCGKSTSEMINVNPRTPYQ